A window of Solanum stenotomum isolate F172 chromosome 3, ASM1918654v1, whole genome shotgun sequence contains these coding sequences:
- the LOC125860586 gene encoding protein trichome birefringence-like 3, translating into MGWAKYARGKLSLPVITGIFCALTFTVLLYTERITTSSSGFHFGIKTCPRRNAAKLKKHNTGVRELKSSPLDNPTDDRFVFDPEECSLNNGKWVFNTSIKPLYTDRTCPYIDRQYSCTKNGRDDSDYLHWEWRPDDCILPRFDPKIALRKLQGKRIMFVGDSIQRNMWESFVCLVQSVIPEGEKSMKLGRVYSVFKAKEYNASIEFYWAPFLVESNTDIHIIADSKQRIIKVDSIAERAKQWLGVDILVFNTYVWWMSGVKAKALWGEFANGEEGYEEFDTPIPYKLALRTWANWIDSTIDTNKTKVFFTTMSPTHQRNEDWGNMNGTRCFNETRPVMKKGHWGVGSNKDLMKAVVDVIGRMKVPVTVLNITQLSEYRIDGHASVYGELGGKLLTDKQKADPLNFADCIHWCLPGVPDTWNRMLYAYL; encoded by the exons ATGGGATGGGCAAAATATGCCAGAGGAAAGCTATCTTTGCCTGTTATCACAGGAATCTTCTGTGCACTAACATTCACTGTTTTATTGTACACTGAAAGGATTACTACTTCTTCTTCTGGTTttcattttgggatcaaaactTGTCCGAGACGAAATGCTGCAAAGTTGAAAAAACACAATACAG GTGTTAGAGAATTGAAGAGCAGTCCACTAGACAATCCAACAGATGATAGGTTCGTATTTGATCCCGAAGAATGCAGCCTCAATAACGGAAAATGGGTGTTCAATACTTCGATTAAGCCATTATACACAGATAGAACTTGTCCATATATTGACAGACAATATTCTTGTACTAAGAATGGACGAGACGATTCTGATTATCTTCACTGGGAATGGCGACCTGATGACTGCATCTTGCCAAG GTTTGATCCGAAGATTGCCCTTAGAAAACTCCAAGGAAAGAGGATAATGTTTGTGGGGGACTCAATACAGAGAAATATGTGGGAATCTTTTGTGTGTTTGGTTCAATCTGTGATCCCAGAAGGCGAAAAGTCTATGAAACTAGGTCGGGTTTATTCCGTCTTCAAAGCTAAG GAATACAATGCCAGCATTGAATTCTACTGGGCACCATTCTTGGTTGAGTCAAACACAGATATTCATATAATAGCTGATTCAAAACAGAGAATCATTAAAGTGGATTCTATCGCAGAGCGTGCCAAACAGTGGTTAGGAGTAGATATCCTTGTTTTCAATACTTATGTTTGGTGGATGAGTGGAGTTAAGGCCAAGGCATT ATGGGGAGAGTTTGCAAATGGAGAAGAGGGATATGAAGAATTCGATACCCCCATTCCTTACAAGCTAGCATTGAGGACATGGGCGAATTGGATTGATTCAACAATTGATACTAATAAAACAAAGGTGTTCTTTACCACCATGTCACCTACGCACCAAAG AAATGAAGATTGGGGGAATATGAACGGTACGAGGTGTTTCAACGAGACAAGACCAGTGATGAAGAAGGGGCATTGGGGAGTTGGTTCAAACAAAGATTTGATGAAGGCAGTAGTTGATGTAATAGGAAGGATGAAAGTTCCTGTTACTGTTCTTAACATAACACAATTATCTGAGTACAGAATTGATGGACATGCTTCGGTTTACGGTGAATTAGGAGGCAAATTGTTAACTGATAAGCAGAAAGCAGATCCTTTGAATTTCGCAGATTGTATACATTGGTGTTTGCCTGGAGTTCCTGATACTTGGAATAGAATGCTTTATGCATATTTGTAG